The Clostridiales bacterium region GTTAGTGCCCTCGAAGGTCTCGCGGTGGAACGCGAACGGATCGCACTTATATATAGGATAGGAGAAACCGTTCTCGATGTAGAACTTGTAGTTATCGTAAAGCTTAACGCCCTTGACGGTAACTTCCCAAATACCGGCTTCGGTTATCTTGGTCATGCGGTTGGCGTTGATATCCCAATTGTTGAAATCGCCGATGACCGCGATCGAGGTCGCGCGCGTCGACCATACGCGGAATACCGCCGTACCGGTCTTTGCGTCGAAGTGACAGCCTAAGTATTTATAGGCGTCAAAACAATCACCGTGATGATAAGCGTCGATCAACTTCGTATCCATAAAAACGTGCATCTCCCTGTGCGTTTTTTATTGCGTGAATTTCTCACCCCGTCAATTATACACCATTTAAAGATAAATATCAAGCCTTTTCCAAAAACTCTCATACTTCTTTTATAAAAGAAGTATGCAAAGAAAACTAAGTTCGGGTATTTGCAGAAGTTATTTATTAATTGTTACACCCGAGTAATAGCGTGCCGTTATTTGTTGCTCTACGCCACATTATCGAACATTAAAAAACGGCTAAGCCGCACGGCACAACCGTTTTTAATTATCAATTTTCTTCCTGTCTTATCATAACTTCGCAGTTATCGGGGAAATCGTTGTACCGAAGGTCGCCCGAAACCGTCGCCTTCTTTAAACTGCTACAACCCGAAAACATACTATCCCCCATGCTCGTCACCGAGTCGGGTATATCGATACTCGTCAAGCTGCTGCAACCGAAGAACGCGCTCTCGCCGATACTCTTTACGCTGTTTCCGATCTCGACGCTCTCCAAATCGCTGCAACCGTAAAAAGCGCGCTCACCGATAATAGTCACACTGTCGGGTATTTTTATACTCCCCAAACCGCTGCAACCCGAGAACACCCGTTCGTCGATATTGACCACGGTGTTAGGTATCTCTATGCCCGTCAGCCTGCTGCAACCGGAGAACGCACGCTCGCCGATAAACGTTACGCCGCTCGGGATCTTTACGCTCGCCAAGCTGCTGCAATGCGCAAACAAATAACTTTCGATACGCACTACGCCGTCGGGTATTACTATACTCGCCAAACTGTTGCAACTGAAAAAAGCGTATTCGCCTATGCTCGTGACCGAGTTCGGTATCTCGATTTTCGCCAAGCTGATGCAGCTGGAAAACGCCTGCTCGCCTATGCTCGTCACACTGTCGGGGATTTCGATGCTCGTCAAGCTGCCGCAGGCTAAAAACGCGTTTTTGCCTATTCTCGTGACTGAGTTAGGTATAACAACGCTTATCGCCGTATTATCTTTAAGCTTATTTATCGTGTACGAGCCGTCGGCGTTTACCGAAAACTCGAACAGCTCGGACAACCGCCTCTCCTCGTCCATGCGCCTGCGCAGTTCATCCAAATGCGCTTTACGCGCGACATAATATTTGGCGTATTCGATATTTTTAAGCAGTTCGTCCTCGCCGCCGAAAATCTCCTCGGCAATGCGGATATGCTCCGCTATCTCCACGCCCTCGTATTCCTTGTAATTATGAGAAACAATACGTATCAAACCGATATAAGCCGTCTTATCCATAGGATCGACTTCGATACGTTCGTTACAAATTTTTTCCGCCTCGTCGTACGCACCACGAATTATCATGACGCGTAGCTTGTCGTCGCGCGTCTGCTTTTCGTCAACGGAAGCTTGCAGCTCGTCGACTGCGCCGTCAGCCTCAGGCGCGTCGGTATTATCGGTCGCGACCGAGTCCGTTTCGTATTTACTCAGATCCACGCCGCAGTTGCCGCAAAACTTACCGCCGCTTATTTTACTTCCGCACTCGGGACAAAATTTCAACATTATTATTACTCCGTATGACCGACTGTTAAAATTATAACATACACGCACAATTTAAGTCAATTTATTTGTTTGCGATTATATGCTAAAAAACCGTATAAGGGCATTACCCCCGATACGGTCTTTTAATTATTAATTTTTAATTATATCACTACACTCGTGCCGTAAGGCGTTACTGCGGAAGTACCGAACACCGGAGTGCCGCTTACGGTCTTGGTCGAGTTCGAGAAGTTATGGTAAACGGTAAGCGTTTGTCCGCCGCCCGTTACGGTTATTTTAAGCATTCCGTCCTGCGTAGAGCACGTAGCGTTACCGCTGATAAGCGCGGGATAGTCGTTCCTGAGCTTGGTCAGCTTCTTTACGTAGTTCAAAAGCGAGTTGTTGTCGCTCTCTTGCTCTGCAACGCTCTTGGTACTGTTGTTTATCTTATAATCGTAAATGGCAGTGCACTTGTTCGCCCAGCTACTCGTCCACTTCATTGACTGTCGCAAGCCGTCGTCGCCCTTCCCGTCCGATTTATTTCCGATAAGTCCGATCTCGTCGCCGTAGTATATCCAGCTGAGACCCGGAAGCGTCATGATGACCGCAAAGTACAGCTTTTCTTGATTTACGTTGCTGCTGAGCTTTTCCGAAAGCCTGTCTATATCGTGGTTGGAGGTTATCATGGAATTGATAGCCCTGCCGCCACGGTTGTTCGCGTACTTAGTGGCGTTCGAGTTAAACGCGTTCGCCGCCGCTAATGCGCTGCCGTTCTGTATGCGCCCGGGCAAATCATAATAGGTATTGAAGTCGAACAGCGAGTCCATGCCCGCGTAGAACGGCGAAACATCGTCAACGTTGCCGCTTAATTGTTCGCCGAGCAGGAACGCGTTGGGGAACTTTTGTTTGAGCTTGTAGTTCAGTTCCTTAAAGACCTCGACGTCCTTGGTAAGGTTGTACTCGTAGCCGGTATCGCCTACGCCGCCCTTCACGTCGCTCGATGCGTTGGTGCTCTCCTCCCACATGAACATATGCTTGATAGCGTCCATGCGGAATCCGTCCAAACCGAAGTTCATCCAGTACTTAGCTACGTCGAGCATCGCGTCGCGAACGGGCTGATAATCGTAATTAAGCTCGGGCATCGAACTGCCGAACGACGAATAATAGCTGTAACCGTCACCCGCCGCACAGTAGCGGTAAGACACGCTACTCGATTTCTTCCATCTGTAAAAGTCGCGATAGTTGACCTGAGCCGTCGTGCCGTCCTGATAAGTTACCGTCTCGACAACGCAGTTCTTGGACTTGATAAACCACTCGTTGCTGGTGGAAGTGTGGTTTACGACCAAGTCCATTATGACCTTGATGCCTTTTTGGTGCGCCTTGTAAACAAGCTCACGATAGTCGGCGTTGGTGCCGAACTTGGGATCGATCGCATAATAGTCGTAGCAGTCATAACCGTGATACGAGTCGCTGCTTTGAATTGGCGTAAGCCACAGAACGTCCACGTTGAGGTCTTTGAAATAATCGAGCTTGCTCGTTATTCCTTTGAGATCGCCCACGCCGTCGCCGTTGCTGTCGCAGAAGCTCGCAACGAAAATCTGATACCCTACGCCCATATCGTCGCAACCCGTGACGGTCGCCGCCTTGGGCAGGTTCGCCGCGTACGAGCGGTTGACGTTAGTTTTGCTCTCGCGCTTTTCTTCGGTCGTGACGCCGTCGGCGGTCGTCTGCGCCGCAAGATAGTTTGTGCCTGCAGCAGTGTTGCCCTCTTGCACGAACCAGTGATAGCTTCCGCCGACTTTCTTCGTTTGCGAAAGCGTGACTGTCACGTCGCCGCCGTCCGAGCTTTCCCAGTCGCCGTTGCTGTTGATGATCGCGGGCTTGAAGTTGATCTTGGTAGCGCTGCCGTACTGCGAAAGGTCGATAGCGTAGATCGCGCCCGAATTGTCGATCTGCGAATAGCTCACCTTTTTGCCGTTGCCCGTCGACCAAACCCACAGCGACCAGTTGGTGTACTCACTGCGCAGATAGTGTATGTAGAGCGTGTTGTTAGTGGTCATAGTGGGCGTATACTCTACCTGAGCGCCGCCGCCCGTCCACTTGGCAAACAAAGTCATGGTTTGCGTAACATTGTTTGCGAAATTCCATTTGGTGCTGCCGTTCTCAACGTACCAGCCGCTGAGCGTATAGCCCGCGAGCGTTACTGCGGGCGCGGTTATCTTGTTGCCGCTCTTTACGGTCACGGCTGCGGGATTGCTCAAACCCTTTTTGCGCGCGTCGAGCCCGACGTTGAATGTAACGGTAACGTCCTCGCCTGTACCGGTATTGCCTTGATTTTCCTCTTCTTCGTTGCTGCCGCCCGACGAGTTTTGTTTCCACTTGGCGTAAATGGTTATCGACGTTTTATTTACAGTATCGGTATCGAAATTCCACGCCTTGGTATAGCTTTCATCCGCGTACCAACCGTCGAATGTATAATTAGTCTTGACGGGATCGGCGGGGCGAGTCACCTTGCCGCCCATATTCACGCGTTGCGGCGAAACCGTAGAGCCACCGTTCTCATAGAACAAAACGACGCACGTGGTGGTCGAGTTTTCGGTGTTGGTTTGACCGCTGGACGAAGTCCACTTCGCGAACAAACTAATCGAATCGTTAACGGTATCAGTATCGAAGTTCCACGCGACGGTGTGAGTCGAGTCGGTGTACCACCCGCCGAACGTATAACCTGTCTTTACAGGATCGGCGGGGCGCTTGACCTTGCCGCCCGCTTCGACCGATTGCGACGCGATCGTGCCGCCGCCGTCGGTAAAGAACATAACCGCAAACTTCGGCACGTTTTCTTTCCACTTGGCGTAAATGGTTATCGATTTTTTGGTTACCGTATCGGTATCGAAATTCCATGCCACGGTGTAGCTATCGTCCGTATACCAGCCGTCGAACGTATAGCCCGTCTTTACGGGATCGTTAGGACGGGTCACTTTGTCGCCCATGTTCACGCGTTGCGGCGCAACCGTAGAGCCACCGTTCTCGTAGAACGAAACGACGCACGTGGTAGTCGAGGTATCGGAATTGGTCTCGCCGCTCGGCGATATCCACTTAGCAAATAGCACGCGCGATTCATTGATGGTATCGGTATCGAAATTCCATTCCACGGTATGGGCAGGGTCGGTATACCAACCGCCGAAAGTGTAGCCGGGATTTACGGGATCGTCGGGGCGCGTTACCTTACCGCCTGCTTCGATCGATTGCGACGCGATAGTGCCCGCGCCGTCGGTAAAGAACAAAACCGCAAACTTCTCGGTTTCTTTCTGAAACAGGCCGCAACCCGTAAGAGCGGTGCACACGACGAGCAAAAGCACGAGCATGATTGCTTTTATGCTTTTCTTGTTTGTAACGACTTTGTTCATAATCACCTCGAAGTTTCGTGTGAGAAGTCAACACTTTCGATAATATAATTATAAGCCATACCCGGCATAAAAGTCAAGTAATTTTGCAATTTATACCCTTTTGCCGCCGTAAAGCCGTAATTGAACGACCTAAACGCAACTACGACAAAAGCAATTCGCCGCGGGAAAGCTTAGCCGACTTTATCTTTCGCGCGAGATAAAGCACGGGCGTGTCGAGCAAAGATGTAAAAACGTATATTACGTAGCTCGATCCGAATATGGACAGAAGCGTTATAAAATCGTACGTTCCGACGAACGCGCAGAACGTAAACAGCGCGCTGTTAATAAGCTGACTGACGAGCGTCGAGCCGTTGTTTCTAAGCCACAAGAGCTTTTTGGAATCGCCGAACTTCTTTTCCGTAAACGCCCACCACTTATGGTAAAGCCAAACGTCAAAGAACTGGCTCACCACGTAAACGAGCAGCGACGCTGCAACCATGCGCGGCGTTTGCGTGAATATCTCGCGAATGGCGGGCATTGCGAGATCACTTTCGCTCGGCACGAACGCAAGCCACATAGAGCTTAGCCCCAAAAAGAACAGCGTAGCGAAAAGCCCGAGATACACCGCCTTGTTCGCCGCGCGCTTGCCCTCGCACTCCGACAGAATATCGGTAGCGAGAAAGGTTGACGCGAACAGCACGTTACCGAGCGTTTGATCCATGCCGAATGCCTTTATCATGATAAGCACTTCTATATTAGCTAGCACCGTCGCGAGCGCCGAAACCACGTAAAGCCCCGACCGCCCGAACAGCGAGTACGATACGAGCACCGCGCCGTATATCAATATCAGCGATACTATAAGCATTAATTCGTTCATAAACTTTTCCTTATTTAAGCCTTCCCCAATTGGGGAAGGGGGACCGCGTAGCGGTGGATGAGGGCTATTTTATTCCCTCTACTAATTCCTAATTATTAATTTCCCCCACCCCGAAATCGAGATTGGAAATTAAAATATCCACGCGCGGATCGTCCTTATATATAGGATAGAGCTCGCGCACAAACGCCGATACTACTTGACCGTCGGGCTTGACCGAAGTCGAGTTCTCGCACATTACATTTACGCAAATGCGCTTGAAATATTTTAAACCGAGTTCTATATCGCTCCGCATGGTTTCGACGGTCTGCCCCGTCAAGCCGAACAAGAAGTTCGCTTCGTCAAAGCCCTGCGCTATGATCGCGGGATCGCGGTCGGGTATGCCCTTTAATAGAACGTTCTCGCGCAGATCGTAATCGAACGTTTCTAGCCCGAGCTTGAATAGCAAAGTAAAACCGTCGAACTCGCGCCGAAGCTCGTCGAGTTTATTACGGTATAAATAATGCGTTTCGAAATGAACGACCGAGATATTACGCTCGGCGCATACCGCCTTAATAAGCGCGAGCGTGCGGCTATCGAGCTCGAACACCGACCCGCTGTTAATGACTTCCAGCTCGCCGTACTCGCCTGTTACGCGCGCAAGCACGGACGAGTTGAGCGCGAAGTTAGCCGCCTCGTCGGGCGAACAATCTATATGATAATCGCAAAACGCACAACGCTTGTAAACGCACCCGCTGCCGCGAAGAAGCACAAGCTCGCGCGGTCGTTTATCGCGAATGACAGAATATCTTTCCATAAAAACAAAAACGCGTTTTGTAAAGTAACCGTTACAAAACGCACCGAGCCTAAGCTCCGCCTCCCGTAGTTTTGATTCGAGGAGCATTTTTGCTTGCTTGCAATGGCAAAAATGCGACGCTGACAAATTAGGTTAATCCCACGCCCTTAGGGCGTAAGGCGCGCAAAGCGCGACGTCCGTGGCTTGCCACGGGGTATATACCTAATTTATTTAAACGTACAATCACTCGGGCAGGATGGTTACGAACTGCCGCAAATATTAACTTGCAAACATATTATATATAATTATGAAAAATATTGTCAACGCTTTTAAAGGAAAAACGCAAGTTTTCTTTGCCTACTTTCTTTCGAAAAAGAAAGTAGGTCAATTCATTTAAAACGCTTTTAACAGAAATGCACTAAAAAAGATTGACAACTCGATTTCAATATAGTATAATAGCAAGGCAAATCAATCAACTCATGCTGTTATGGCTCAGTCGGACCACCATCTTAGGTAGGTTCGCTGCAAGCGATACAAAACCCCAACATTTTGATATGCTGTTATGGCTCAGTCGGTAGAGCACCACCTTGGTAAGGTGGAGGTCCCGGGTTCGAATCCCGGTAACAGCTCCACGAAGAAACACCCTTACGGGTGTTTTTTTCGTGGAGTCGTTTACAACTCAGGGGAACGCCGAAGCCCGCCCGCGATTCCGCGGGCAATCCCGGTTCACAATACTCCACATCCATTAACCTCGCGGCGGTTCTTGTTCATAAACAACGTAAACGCCTACTATATCGGTTTCCAATTCAGGAACACGCTTCTCGTCAATAAAACCCATTAAAGAGCAAAATCGCTTTTTAAATTCATTATCCAAAAATAAATCACTGCAATTTTCTCTAATACCGTTCATAAAAGCGTTTGCGATTTCTATCGAAGCCGAACGTTTTGTTTGCACATTTTTCATGGGTTAATATCCTTAAATTTTATTTTTTAGTATTCTCCACGATGCTCATATATAATTATATAGCTAAATTGATATAATTGCTTGGCATATCAAGAAGTTGATATTAATCAAAATGTCAAAATCAACGTGGAAGCAAACAAAAGTCAGTATTAGGTCTAAATAAAATTAAAGGCCTTGTTTTCACAAGGTCTTTAATTTTGATTGATTTATTAGGCTGTCTTACTCCATAGCCTCCCGTCGCAGAGAGTACAAAAACGACGATCACCGTCAAAACTATTAACGTGCTAGATCGAAAATATGGTGGTCAGTGCAAACTCACATGCGAGATTGCCACGAGCGTGGTTTTATTATAGTACAAATAAATTACATATCTGCTAATTTATCAAAGAGCTTTTTGAAATTTGCAAGTGTCGTTTCGGAAAATTCAAGCTTATCCGCAAAAGTCTTAATTCGCGACGAAGTTGACGCATGCTTTACAAACCTACCCCTCTCATCAGCAAGTCCGAGCTTTTTCAAATCTTCTTTATCAAACAGCGATTCAATAGATTTAAACGTCACATCTATATCGGACAATAACATTACTGTCAAAGCCGAATCCTTGCTGTTTACCTCTTTCATAGAGATCCCAGCCGCATCGCCATCCGCAAGCAAAATCGGATTGTGTTTACGTAATTCGATCAAACGCTTGCTTATATCACGTTGCTTCTTTTTCGCGTCGGCATTTTTCATGTCTCCCACGCCCTTGATAGGAATAAAAATAATATCGTCTTCAATACCGAGCTTTTTCTTAAACGCTATCAAATAATTGTAATCGGTTATGCCTTCGACAAACACTACCTTTTTGTAGGGATCATACAAATGACAGCTATCCACGGTTAACGCCTCTTTTACGGGCAAGAGGCTGTCGGGATCATCGAGATTGATTGCCGAAAAATCGTTGTATATGTATGCCTCACCGTCCTTTTCTTCGACCACGCGTAGCTCGTCCAAACAATCTATATCTACCAAAAACGGTGAGTGCGTAGCAAGTACGATAGTCACACCGTTATTTACGGCAAATTCTTTTAGAAACTTTCGAAGCTCCTTTTGTCCTTTTACGTGCAAATTTGTCGCGGGCTCGTCCATCAAAATAATGTCGCCACGCATCAACGTTTTTGTGCCCAAAAGATTAAAGTACAAATCGAAAAACCATCTAAAACCCGTCGACTGAATATCGAGTGAGCAGTCGTTTTCGCCGTTGAATATACTGAAAAACAATCTATTGGAATCGAGATTTATCTCGAAACCGTATTTTTCCGTCTTATTGCAATAAAGCTTATTAAAGTCGTCGGCTACCTTGCTAAGTTTTTTGCATATAATTCGCTGTTGCTTGGTAAGCACTCCGCGATTACCATCATGCGCAAATTCTTCATACGCACGTCGCACCGTATCGATCGGATAGTCGATCAATTCAAACACTCTTTTGAAAAAACTGCTCGCCGCGATATTACTGCAATCCACATTTAGATCACTATTTTTTATAGGCTCATCTTTATAGCGTATAATATGCGGCATGAATTCCATGCCGTATTTATCATCATAAGCAATTCCAAGTTTGTCGAGTTCAGAAGCGTTATCCCCGCTACCGAACATACGTATAAAGCTTGTATGTTTCCCAGATGTAACAAATCTATTCCAACCCTCACGAAATATCTGATTTCTTCTTCCGTTGATAAGGATATTATTTACAAAAACCGACACTTGTTCGCTGAACTTTGAGGTATCTACGGGGTTGCCAGCTGCAATGCTTTGTTCCGTATCATTTACAAAATTCGTTATGTCGGAAAACTGTCCTTTACCATATCCATACTGCGCTGCAACATTATCCACGGCTCTTACAAGTCCTTTCAATGCTGCCAGTGTATTTGGAACAAACGTATCCGACCGCATATTACCATTCCCGTTATTTTTAGGAAAAGCAACAAACGGCTCGTCTACTCCGTGCGTATAGCGGCAAGTATATTCACCGCCCGACTTATTTGCCTTGCAGCATAATGAAATTTGAGGGGTAGCGTCCTTCTTGTCGAGCGAAAGCTTGGTTATATCGTTTCGAGTCCAATTTCTATTCCCGAAACGATCCAATGCATCTAGGATGTTCGACTTACCCGAGTTGTTAGGCCCTACTATGATAACAAGATTACCAATGTCGTCCTTACTTGTAAAGTTGTTGAGAACAAAGCGCTGCGGTTCATTAACACCTAAATTTTTGTACTTAGTAATGTACAACGATCTTTCCATAAATCTAATCCTCCGTTAGTTTGATTTGTTTTTTTAGTTCGATATAAGGTTGAATTTTTTTCTTTTCTTCCGTCGTCAAATTGTCTTTTTGGATAATATCCGACACGTCTACAAGATAACAAATTATGTCATTGAATTCGTCAGTCAAAAAGCAATCGGTCAAAAATCTGCTTTTTTTGGATTTTGGATTGGATTTGAGCATATTTTCCACTGCGGAAATAACGCTTAAATTTCCATCTACACCCGACTCTTGTATGCGAACCAAATTAGTAAGAATGAAATTTATTACGTTTTTCTTACCCGCAAGCTCATTCTCGGTTATGTAATTAAACAGCGCAAGTATATCCTTATTTATAAGGTCGAACTTTGCATAGTCGTAATACTCGATAAACTTGTACATCGTCGGTCTAGACACCTGCA contains the following coding sequences:
- a CDS encoding radical SAM protein, which produces MERYSVIRDKRPRELVLLRGSGCVYKRCAFCDYHIDCSPDEAANFALNSSVLARVTGEYGELEVINSGSVFELDSRTLALIKAVCAERNISVVHFETHYLYRNKLDELRREFDGFTLLFKLGLETFDYDLRENVLLKGIPDRDPAIIAQGFDEANFLFGLTGQTVETMRSDIELGLKYFKRICVNVMCENSTSVKPDGQVVSAFVRELYPIYKDDPRVDILISNLDFGVGEINN
- a CDS encoding leucine-rich repeat protein produces the protein MLKFCPECGSKISGGKFCGNCGVDLSKYETDSVATDNTDAPEADGAVDELQASVDEKQTRDDKLRVMIIRGAYDEAEKICNERIEVDPMDKTAYIGLIRIVSHNYKEYEGVEIAEHIRIAEEIFGGEDELLKNIEYAKYYVARKAHLDELRRRMDEERRLSELFEFSVNADGSYTINKLKDNTAISVVIPNSVTRIGKNAFLACGSLTSIEIPDSVTSIGEQAFSSCISLAKIEIPNSVTSIGEYAFFSCNSLASIVIPDGVVRIESYLFAHCSSLASVKIPSGVTFIGERAFSGCSRLTGIEIPNTVVNIDERVFSGCSGLGSIKIPDSVTIIGERAFYGCSDLESVEIGNSVKSIGESAFFGCSSLTSIDIPDSVTSMGDSMFSGCSSLKKATVSGDLRYNDFPDNCEVMIRQEEN
- a CDS encoding queuosine precursor transporter, whose product is MNELMLIVSLILIYGAVLVSYSLFGRSGLYVVSALATVLANIEVLIMIKAFGMDQTLGNVLFASTFLATDILSECEGKRAANKAVYLGLFATLFFLGLSSMWLAFVPSESDLAMPAIREIFTQTPRMVAASLLVYVVSQFFDVWLYHKWWAFTEKKFGDSKKLLWLRNNGSTLVSQLINSALFTFCAFVGTYDFITLLSIFGSSYVIYVFTSLLDTPVLYLARKIKSAKLSRGELLLS
- a CDS encoding AAA family ATPase, with the protein product MERSLYITKYKNLGVNEPQRFVLNNFTSKDDIGNLVIIVGPNNSGKSNILDALDRFGNRNWTRNDITKLSLDKKDATPQISLCCKANKSGGEYTCRYTHGVDEPFVAFPKNNGNGNMRSDTFVPNTLAALKGLVRAVDNVAAQYGYGKGQFSDITNFVNDTEQSIAAGNPVDTSKFSEQVSVFVNNILINGRRNQIFREGWNRFVTSGKHTSFIRMFGSGDNASELDKLGIAYDDKYGMEFMPHIIRYKDEPIKNSDLNVDCSNIAASSFFKRVFELIDYPIDTVRRAYEEFAHDGNRGVLTKQQRIICKKLSKVADDFNKLYCNKTEKYGFEINLDSNRLFFSIFNGENDCSLDIQSTGFRWFFDLYFNLLGTKTLMRGDIILMDEPATNLHVKGQKELRKFLKEFAVNNGVTIVLATHSPFLVDIDCLDELRVVEEKDGEAYIYNDFSAINLDDPDSLLPVKEALTVDSCHLYDPYKKVVFVEGITDYNYLIAFKKKLGIEDDIIFIPIKGVGDMKNADAKKKQRDISKRLIELRKHNPILLADGDAAGISMKEVNSKDSALTVMLLSDIDVTFKSIESLFDKEDLKKLGLADERGRFVKHASTSSRIKTFADKLEFSETTLANFKKLFDKLADM